Proteins from a genomic interval of Rhizoctonia solani chromosome 12, complete sequence:
- a CDS encoding aldo/keto reductase family protein, protein MSTEVNKKMTYVRLGNSGLKVSRIILGLLSYGNKQWGEWLLDEEEGIKHIKAAYDAGIQTFDTANLYSNGDSERILGKAIKQLKLPRDEIVVMTKLYGIVAREPGELLSPADDDFSEGDSKGYVNQHGLSRKHIFESVKHSLERLQLDYVDVLQCHRFDYQTPIAETMQALHDVVKAGYARYIGMSSCHAYQFHAMQNYAIANKLTPFISMQNQHNLVYREEEREMIPTLKMFGVGMVPWSPLSQGILSRPYGATSHRGDTSKFSGMWEKTKEDNKEVIFRVERIAKARGISMAQVAIAWSLSKDVISAPIVGTTKLSNLYDLLGAIDVKLTEEEIKQLEEPYVAQAIQGYT, encoded by the exons ATGTCTACGGAAGTTAACAAAAAAATGACCTATG TCCGCTTGGGCAACTCTGGTCTCAAGGTGTCAAGAATTATACTGGGGCTCTTGAGCTATGGGAACAAGCAATGGGGCGAGTGGTTATTGGATGAAGAAGAGGGCATTAAACATATCAAGGCCGC CTATGATGCCGGAATCCAAACTTTTGACACAGCCAATTTATATTCTAATGGAGATTCGGAGCGTATTCTGGGCAAAGCTATCAAGCAACTCAAATTGCCGCGAGATGAGATTGTTGTCATGACCAAA CTGTATGGCATCGTCGCTCGTGAACCTGGCGAGCTTCTCAGTCCAGCAGATGATGATTTCTCAGAGGGTGATTCGAAGGGCTATGTGAACCAACACGGCCTCAGCCGCAAG CATATTTTCGAGTCCGTCAAGCACTCTCTTGAGCGCCTTCAACTTGACTATGTTGACGTACTTCAGTGCCATCGCTTTGACTACCAGACTCCAATCGCTGAGACTATGCAAGCCTTGCACGATGTAGTCAAAGCTGGCTATGCACGATACATTGGAATGTCAAGCTGTCATGCCTATCAATTCCACGCAATGCAAAACTACGCAATCGCCAACAAACTTACGCCCTTTATCTCCATGCAAAACCAGCATAATCTGGTCTATAGGGAAGAGGAGAGGGAAATGATACCGACTCTGAAG ATGTTTGGGGTTGGAATGGTTCCTTGGTCGCCTCTGTCTCAGGGGATCTTAAGTCGACCATACGGGGCGACTTCACATCGGGGAGATACCAGCAA ATTTTCGGGGATGTGGGAAAAGACGAAAGAGGATAACAAGGAGGTGATTTTTCG GGTCGAGAGGATTGCCAAGGCTCGAGGTATCAGCATGGCGCAAGTTGCTATCGCATGGAGCTTGTCCAAAGACGTAATCAGCGCTCCGATTGTTGGAACCACAAAACTTTCGAATTTGTACGATCTACTCG GTGCCATTGACGTCAAGCTTACCGAAGAGGAGATTAAACAACTTGAGGAGCCATACGTTGCCCAGGCTATCCAAGGCTATACCTAA
- a CDS encoding amidase, translating to MTVSEHPSTLISSEHHNDSNNSKLAKNTWKVTAALKRDDRANRLKPYAHWGLAELAPPSSQKNITSLVHTRLTDRERSFLAIDATDLAQRLASRDSLARARELDTHISATGKVVGPLHGVPVSIKDHIAVKGEDTATGFVAWAGRKIAEEDATIVQILRQAGAIIYVKTTNPQALFGLLSRPGAISTVPQVILIIVNLAAAEVAVILEALLGMLEFTPSCSDIYLYPLNDIRVPSAWCGLYGLKPSSNRLPASGLLSPYPGFDNIHVVIGPMAHSARDLELFCRTISDYEPWSFDFGTLSVLWNSSVTQRKEGDKLVIGFFTDDGVVAPHPPIIERLHKTRDALIAAGHEVIDWVPMDHMQAFKLIAELFFLDGGEAIRAVLAESGEPAIPPLARHLPDSKEADTHTLAQSWAANVQRDQFRARALKHWNDTALQSKSGRPVDAILCPVAPTLAPPYDTTRWAGYTTYWNLLDLPSVVFPSGEPFRASTWESTNSSPSDEPRNPIDAFVKEQWDPEAFDGAPIGLQLVGRRWQEEKLLAMLKDVEDAVVRFEK from the exons ATGACTGTCAGCGAACACCCGTCCACGTTGATTTCTTCTGAGCATCACAATGACTCGAACAATTCCAAGTTGGCCAAAAATACTTGGAAAGTCACCGCCGCTCTCAAACGCGACGATCGAGCGAACCGACTCAAGCCCTATGCTCACTGGGGCTTGGCCGAACTCGCCCCCCCATCATCTCAAAAGAACATTACGTCCCTTGTTCATACTCGCCTTACTGACAGGGAGCGCTCTTTCCTTGCGATCGATGCGACCGATCTTGCCCAGCGTCTGGCCAGTAGAGATT CTTTGGCTCGAGCCCGGGAGCTAGACACGCATATATCGGCGACTGGGAAGGTAGTTGGGCCGCTGCATGGTGTGCCAGTGAGCATCAAGGATCATATTGCCGTTAAAGGAGAGGATACTGCTACTGGCTTTGTTGCTTGGGCGGGACGCAAAATTGCAGAAGAAGACGCAACTATCGTTCAAATTTTAAGGCAGGCCGGAGCTATCATCTATGTCAAAACAACCAATCCCCAGGCCTTATTTGGTTTG CTCTCGAGACCCGGAGCAATATCTACGGTTCCACAAGTAATCCTTATAATCGTGAACTTGGCTGCGGCGGAAGTAGCGGTG ATATTGGAGGCTCTATT AGGTATGTTGGAGTTCACACCGTCCTGCTCAGACATATACTTATACCCACTTAATGACATCAGAGTACCGTCAGCCTGGTGCGGGCTATACGGGCTAAAACCCTCAAGTAATAGGTTACCCGCTTCCGGCTTATTGTCACCATACCCAGGGTTCGATAATATACATGTGGTAATAG GTCCGATGGCACACTCTGCGAGGGATCTTGAGCTATTCTGTAGAACGATTTCTGACTATGAGCCATGGAGTTTCGATTTTGGTACCTTATCTGTTCTTTGGAACTCAAGCGTCACCCAGCGCAAAGAAGGCGACAAGTTGGTGATTGGATTCTTCACCGATGATGGAGTAGTTGCGCCTCACCCACCTATCATTGAACGTCTACACAAGACCCGAGACGCGCTTATTGCTGCAGGTCATGAAGTTATTGATTGGGTACCAATGGATCACATGCAAGCATTTAAACTCATT GCAGAACTATTCTTCCTCGATGGTGGAGAGGCTATACGTGCCGTTTTAGCGGAATCGGGTGAACCTGCAATCCCACCTCTCGCCCGTCACTTACCAGATTCGAAGGAGGCAGATACACATACCCTAGCTCAATCTTGGGCAGCCAACGTCCAGCGCGACCAGTTCCGAGCACGTGCATTGAAACACTGGAACGACACCGCACTGCAGTCTAAGAGTGGTCGACCAGTCGATGCGATCCTTTGCCCAGTAGCACCTACCCTTGCGCCTCCTTATGACACTACGCGATGGGCAGGGTATACAACCTACTGGAATCTGCTTGACCTTCCATCAGTAGTCTTTCCATCGGGAGAACCGTTTCGCGCAAGTACTTGGGAGTCGACAAATAGTTCTCCAAGCGATGAACCTCGAAACCCGATTGATGCGTTTGTGAAAGAACAGTGGGACCCTGAAGCATTTGATGGTGCACCTATTGGCCTTCAGCTTGTGGGTCGTCGATGGCAGGAGGAAAAACTACTGGCCATGCTGAAAGACGTTGAAGACGCGGTGGTTAGATTTGAAAAGTGA
- a CDS encoding polygalacturonase produces MAPLAPIINIKFQRQVLASIMIATVPVLALVASVLGNPLPASSNLEVRDSCTINSLSTVGAAEKCSTITIDAFNVPAGEKLVINAPDKAVVNLKGNVVFEADTTFKTTGPLFTLSGTGITFNGNGFTIDGQGAKYWDGQGISSSAKQAKPHPMIKLSCSGTVENFKVLNSPAQVFSMGNDAALTVSKITIDNSAGNSANSLSGGKPAAHNTDGFDVSTTINKGSNIIFQNNKCTGGHGISIGSVASGSTVSNIHITGNTITNNVQALRIKTDADATSGSVSGVIYSGNTATGCTEYGVIIDQSYPDTLGTPKGGVKISGITFTGTNTIAVASSAKGEVEVNCAKGGCTGTWNWAGLKVSGGTSAGSIANADITNFKL; encoded by the exons ATGGCACCGCTGGCTCCCAT TATCAACATCAAATTTCAACGCCAAGTCCTCGCTTCAATCATGATTGCCACTGTACCAGTCCTGGCGCTCGTTGCTTCTGTACTCGGAAACCCGCTACCCGCCTCTAGTAACCTTGAAGTTCGGGACAGTTGCACTATCAACTCCCTCTCTACCGTTGGAGCTGCAGAGAAATGTAGCACG ATCACAATCGATGCATTCAACGTTCCCGCTGGAGAAAAGCTCGTGATCAATGCGCCAGATAAGGCGGTTGTCAACTTGAAGGGTAACGTAGTG TTCGAAGCCGATACAACATTCAAGACAACCGGGCCATTGTTCACTTTATC CGGAACTGGCATTACCT TCAATGGGAACGGGTTCACTATTGATGGTCAAGGAGCCAAGTACTGGGATGGCCAGGGAATCTCTTCGTCCGCTAAGCAAGCCAAGCCGCATCCTATGATCAA GCTTAGCTGCAGTGGTACAGTCGAGAACTTCAAGGTTCTCAACTCTCCGGCTCAGGTGTTCAGCATGGGCAACGATGCTGCTCTTACTGTGTCCAAGATCACCATCGATAACT CTGCAGGAAACTCTGCAAATAGCTTGAGCGGTGGCAAACCAGCAGCTCACAACACCGACGGGTTTGACG TCTCGACTA CTATTAACAAAGGATCGAATATTATATTCCAGAACAACAAGTGTACTGGAGGTCACGGTATCTCGATCGGATCGGTCGCTAGCGGGTCAACCGTGTCAAACATCCACATTACaggcaataccataaccaataacgTACAGGCTCTTCGTATCAAAACTGACGCGGACGCTACAAG TGGATCTGTTAGCGGGGTAATTTACAGTGGCAACACTGCTACTGGATGTACTGAATACGGGGTTATCATTGACCAAAGCTATCCTGATACTCTTGGTACCCCCAAGGGGGGTGTCAAAATATCG GGTATTACTTTTACGGGGACAAACACCATTGCAGTCGCGTCTTCGGCAAAGGGTGAAGTTGAAGTCAACTGCGCAAAAGGCGGTTGCACTG GCACCTGGAATTGGGCGGGACTCAAGGTCTCTGGGGGAACTTCAGCCGGCTCCATCGCTAACGCCGACATCACAAACTTTAAATTGTGA
- a CDS encoding phosphotransferase enzyme family protein: protein MSLTTPRCYNAVYRVITEHGQWVLKVAPNPSVKVLRYERNILDAEVRVLGILSNYQTPLRVPKVHKFDESCKLIEAPYAIIDFIPGENLDQVRKQLDKNDERRIDQAMGQHLRFCNEITRIKSGDDRPGGPVSEFGLCAIDAPRYSTWREAFAAFILNLLSDAQDASVPDIPHEEIKHLLALHASAFDEVTEAKLVIWDQWDGNVLISFTDSEKKSGGSVSGTIDYERALWGDPLMETTFRALMAPAALVEAYGAYKPEELTASERIRRMFYDLHLSLIWVIEVTFRGVQELEHGGKDMEAYGRMGIQMSLQGLRKLAE from the coding sequence ATGTCCCTCACTACGCCTAGATGCTACAATGCTGTTTATCGCGTAATCACTGAACACGGGCAATGGGTACTCAAAGTTGCACCCAACCCAAGTGTCAAAGTTCTACGTTACGAACGCAATATCCTCGACGCAGAAGTCCGGGTTCTAGGAATACTTTCTAATTATCAGACCCCTCTTCGAGTACCTAAAGTCCACAAGTTCGATGAGAGCTGTAAACTCATCGAAGCACCATACGCCATTATCGATTTTATTCCAGGCGAAAACCTCGATCAGGTTCGGAAGCAACTTGATAAAAACGACGAGCGTAGAATCGATCAAGCAATGGGTCAGCATCTGAGATTCTGCAATGAAATTACCCGCATTAAATCAGGAGACGATAGACCTGGCGGGCCCGTTTCTGAATTCGGACTATGCGCAATCGACGCGCCTCGGTACTCTACCTGGAGGGAAGCATTTGCTGCTTTCATTCTCAACCTTCTCTCAGATGCTCAGGACGCATCTGTACCTGATATTCCACACGAAGAAATCAAGCACTTGCTCGCTTTGCATGCGTCCGCATTTGATGAAGTAACCGAGGCGAAACTTGTCATCTGGGACCAATGGGATGGGAATGTTCTAATCTCCTTTACCGACTCGGAAAAGAAATCTGGAGGCTCTGTGTCAGGTACAATCGACTACGAACGCGCTTTATGGGGAGACCCGTTGATGGAAACTACGTTTCGTGCGTTGATGGCACCCGCTGCGCTCGTGGAAGCTTATGGCGCTTATAAGCCCGAAGAGCTAACGGCATCAGAGCGCATCCGACGAATGTTTTACGACCTACATTTGAGCTTGATATGGGTTATCGAAGTCACTTTTAGGGGCGTCCAGGAGCTCGAACATGGAGGGAAGGATATGGAGGCGTACGGGCGGATGGGAATCCAAATGTCGTTGCAAGGCCTTCGTAAATTGGCAGAGTAG
- a CDS encoding IBR domain protein, which translates to MSETTGAPPRGTGRGRPRGRSRGGRYNGPARPMRRDGPPARSETLTEPPTDSPDVTPAPKTTEGPTPVPSTNPPVERSGRGRGSRNFRRGGRSEPRPRPDKQPARDAHTTPTPREPSMEPDSSSSYSSSVQTPTHPHSTLAPDEPSPSHSQPGEPRNKGKAPEIQEPHVSLDHWAESAPDEEMWKPDDSWESSISTTSIILGSPAFSKATPSKALSSGGATPSNEPAGPAHPIQPPIEDSPTFMRRVGLAYVLLGPGASVQAVFTDAESPWVMLSNLPRHIRKHNLYNLLAAFGPTRSVRIYEPRRETRYLASARILFERHEQARYAVDHLQGQMLLGRPIVARLDTDASGGFRSKHIPGINDDSAAPPAKPESSLIANDPTAIIKSATVKVTWFAPTSTVYVTYATAKYAMEKVKEMNGRTFMNRRVNMTPMFPEKESNSENAREQAREAGGYMVRITGLMGDPEMDKLRRFVRSNDVVVHPNYSSEAGLPKLREELADVAPLESFRLMPNRRDDLKFHAMAQYTTPAAAAAAVKVFEGRKGDYLGNSPIWVSRHLTVRYSISSKLAEVLQGEINKLHSWAIDDPDLYVRQTEDQHKPGFIQLLLAGNDTRQLVAAKSQLDQEGASFLESVAKSCKICARADKRTNSILLFGPRYAREEASQQLRAKLVSHSRLRRIVRLQKSVFTRLAKGGITILRDLVGKGSLYVDLLDETLTFYGDDEVVRRVQQALDLMYSETGSKLRRKSDCVVCFCRPEKALLFSCGHHYCKSCFSQYVASAAENRTLPLLCVGDGCKAPIPLSMITLHANQPDQEALFYTAFQAYVTAHPDQYRYCPTPDCQYIYRVGPEDATVQCRLCLSNICTHCHVEQHEGITCADYKASHDDSEIQRSFDRWRATHNVKPCPNCSAPIEKIAGCNHMMCSACRTHMCWVCLAGFAKGDEVYDHMRKKHGGIGL; encoded by the exons ATGTCCGAAACTACTGGTGCGCCTCCGCGCGGTACAGGACGAGGCCGACCCAGGGGGAGATCGCGAGGAGGAAGGTATAATGGCCCTGCTCGACCTATGCGTCGCGACGGACCACCCGCCAGGTCTGAAACTCTGACAGAACCACCTACAGACTCTCCCGAC GTAACTCCGGCTCCGAAAACCACAGAAGGTCCTACCCCGGTTCCCAGCACGAATCCACCGGTCGAAAGGTCTGGGAGGGGCCGAGGTTCTAGGAATTTCCGACGAGGAGGCCGCTCGGAACCGAGACCACGACCAGATAAG CAGCCTGCACGAGACGCCCATACTACTCCTACCCCGCGTGAGCCGAGCATGGAACCT GACTCATCGAGCTCCTACTCTTCGTCAGTTCAGACGCCCACCCACCCTCACTCGACCCTTGCTCCAGACGAGCCTTCCCCGTCACATTCACAACCCGGCGAGCCAAGGAACAAAGGAAAGGCGCCAGAAATCCAAGAACCCCATGTTAGCTTGGATCATTGGGCGGAAAGTGCACCAGACGAAGAGATGTGGAAGCCGGATGACAGCTGGGAATCTAGCATCTCCACAACCTCTATTATCCTCGGTAGTCCTGCCTTTTCCAAGGCTACCCCTTCCAAAGCTCTCTCTTCCGGTGGCGCTACCCCTTCCAATGAACCTGCCGGCCCAGCTCACCCCATCCAGCCACCAATAGAAGATTCCCCTACGTTCATGCGCCGAGTGGGGCTCGCATATGTGCTTCTTGGTCCGGGCGCTAGTGTTCAAGCAGTGTTCACCGACGCCGAGTCGCCATGGGTCATGCTCTCTAACCTTCCTCGACACATACGAAAACACAACTTGTACAATCTTCTTGCTGCTTTTGGCCCAACACGAAGTGTCAGGATCTACGAACCAAGAAGAGAGACCAGGTACCTCGCAAGCGCCCGTATCTTGTTCGAACGCCACGAGCAGGCAAGGTATGCTGTGGACCATTTGCAAGGGCAGATGCTTTTGGGGCGGCCAATAGTGGCTCGGCTGGACACCGATGCGTCTGGCGGATTTCGTTCAAAGCATATTCCAGGAATAAACGATGACTCCGCAGCGCCCCCCGCAAAACCTGAAAGCTCTCTAATCGCAAACGATCCAACGGCCATCATCAAAAGTGCTACGGTCAAAGTCACCTGGTTTGCGCCAACCTCGACGGTCTACGTCACATATGCCACGGCCAAATACGCAATGGAAAAGGTCAAGGAGATGAACGGCCGGACGTTTATGAACCGGCGAGTCAATATGACCCCCATGTTCCCGGAAAAAGAGAGCAACTCGGAGAACGCCAGAGAACAAGCAAGGGAGGCTGGAGGGTACATGGTTCGTATCACCGGTCTCATGGGCGACCCCGAGATGGACAAGCTGCGCCGATTTGTGCGATCCAACGATGTCGTCGTACATCCGAATTACTCATCCGAAGCTGGGTTGCCGAAGCTACGAGAAGAGCTGGCGGACGTTGCCCCCCTCGAGTCGTTCCGCTTGATGCCTAATCGGCGGGATGACCTCAAGTTCCATGCCATGGCGCAGTACACCACTCCCGCCGCGGCTGCGGCTGCCGTCAAAGTCTTCGAAGGCCGAAAGGGCGATTATCTCGGTAATTCTCCAATCTGGGTTTCGAGGCATTTAACGGTCCGGTACTCTATTTCATCCAAGCTGGCCGAGGTCCTTCAAGGGGAGATCAATAAACTACACTCGTGGGCGATCGATGATCCCGATCTGTACGTCCGCCAAACGGAGGATCAACATAAACCCGGGTTCATCCAGCTATTGCTCGCCGGGAACGACACCAGGCAACTGGTCGCCGCCAAGTCTCAGCTCGACC AAGAAGGCGCATCGTTTTTGGAGAGTGTGGCCAAGTCATGCAAGATCTGCGCACGGGCGGACAAGCGCACGAACTCGATCCTGTTGTTTGGACCTCGATACGCGAGGGAAGAGGCCAGCCAACAATTGCGGGCCAAACTCGTTAGCCATTCCCGTCTACGTCGTATCGTGCGTCTCCAAAAGTCCGTGTTCACGCGTTTAGCAAAGGGCGGCATCACAATCCTCCGTGATCTCGTGGGCAAGGGGAGCCTCTACGTTGACCTTTTGGACGAGACCTTGACGTTTTATGGTGACGACGAAGTCGTTCGGCGCGTTCAACAGGCGCTTGATCTCATGTATTCAGAAACCGGCTCCAAACTCCGACGCAAGTCAGACTGTGTAGTATGCTTCTGCCGTCCCGAGAAGGCACTGTTGTTTTCGTGCGGACATCATTACTGCAAGAGTTGTTTCTCGCAGTACGTAGCATCGGCTGCAGAGAATCGGACCCTTCCCTTGTTGTGCGTTGGCGACGGGTGCAAGGCTCCCATACCTCTTTCGATGATCACGCTACATGCGAACCAACCGGACCAAGAAGCTTTATTCTATACTGCGTTCCAGGCGTATGTCACGGCCCACCCCGACCAGTACCGATACTGCCCCACTCCAGATTGCCAATACATTTATCGCGTTGGGCCCGAAGACGCAACGGTGCAATGCAGGCTCTGCCTCtcgaatatatgcactcatTGCCATGTCGAACAGCACGAGGGGATCACCTGTGCGGATTACAAGGCCTCGCATGACGATTCCGAAATCCAAAGGTCCTTTGACCGGTGGCGAGCAACGCACAACGTCAAGCCGTGCCCCAACTGCTCGGCGCCCATCGAAAAAATCGCAGGGTGCAATCATATGATGTGCTCTGCCTGCAGAACGCACATGTGTTGGGTTTGCTTGGCCGGATTCGCAAAAGGCGACGAAGTATACGATCATATGCGTAAAAAACACGGCGGGATCGGGCTATAA
- a CDS encoding DNA replication and checkpoint protein → MSTDISKIKAEIKEWQRAYRRAHGRDPGKDELRKNPEMQAKYKIWQDSLKVPKTSKDIPHKQDDDGSTPPRPSRSLIPKTLPVPSASKAPSTPFSARKKQPTRKASSSSDDRIPAPNLSTAKRNTSAQSSRVIPFNSSAKSQTRVFPSMLASDSDDDNPFAAPDPVSPTRSRRTSPTKSVGGVSPTKPFESPSKANLRTPSKPKPRSSSPSTQPFLTPRTKARKRMRGEEVPATPGDKRRKLGAVRSILSTQDEQEEEDQDEIVDSPKKKRATTVNGRVFTGLFDDEGTAGGSTMGDEGGGGDTTSFIDDMSSLRSTPPPPPSEPDHDWTSTRSHSDEDEEPPARPGTRPVLPAFGKWTQDTWDAPAPGTDFSHLKKGFGKPQPEPTKQKAKGKEKGKEKEKESSQTVSNPFDLLPPLPMQDDQPSSTKSRFDNKSRGDNSRSKGKKGKDKEVEMDGAESSDGEMDVNEIEWKPYGPLMGSQTQHSDSQTQTPFGSQARPSLGSQAQATQPLENEADEEPDLASNLPSDLRTLLSLHSTRREFLRSDSLAKDVLAGRSTSARAGEVWGVGDMEDEEEGEGDDWDSEPEGWKGVVEM, encoded by the exons ATGTCGACGGATATATCAAAGATTAAAGCCGAGATTAAGGAATGGCAACGCGCTTATCGACGCGCACATGGGCGTGATCCGGGCAAGGATGAGTTGAGAAAGAACCCAGAGATGC AGGCGAAATACAAAATCTGGCAAGATTCGCTCAAGGTTCCTAAAACTTCGAAAGATATACCCCACAAACAAGACGACGATGGAAGTACACCCCCTCGCCCATCCCGGTCCCTAATTCCAAAAACTCTACCTGTACCGAGCGCATCGAAAGCACCTTCTACCCCCTTCTCAGCGCGTAAAAAGCAACCAACTAGGAAAGCTTCGTCCAGTTCTGACGATCGAATTCCTGCTCCAAACCTATCCACCGCGAAACGAAACACTTCAGCCCAATCTTCCCGAGTTATACCGTTTAATTCTAGCGCGAAGTCACAGACACGAGTGTTCCCTTCAATGCTGGCCTCGGACTCTGATGACGATAATCCGTTCGCGGCTCCGGACCCTGTTTCACCAACTCGCTCGAGGCGCACGTCACCAACCAAATCTGTAGGAGGTGTATCGCCCACTAAACCTTTCGAATCTCCTTCGAAAGCTAACCTCCGGACACCATCTAAACCCAAGCCCCGCTCATCATCTCCGTCAACCCAACCCTTCCTGACACCCCGGACTAAAGCACGTAAACGAATGAGAGGAGAAGAGGTCCCTGCTACACCTGGAGATAAACGACGAAAACTTGGTGCCGTACGGTCTATTCTATCTACTCAGGATGaacaggaagaagaggatCAAGATGAAATTGTCGACTCGCCCAAGAAGAAGCGAGCCACAACGGTGAACGGGAGGGTATTTACGGGTTTGTTTGATGATGAGGGCACTGCTGGTGGTTCTACTATGGGCGATGAAGGCGGAGGTGGGGATACAACTTCATTCATTGACG ATATGTCAAGTTTAAGGAGTACGCCACCCCCGCCTCCTTCCGAACCCGATCATGATTGGACATCCACGCGGTCTCATtcggacgaggacgaggagccTCCCGCCAGACCTGGGACTCGACCAGTCTTGCCAGCATTTGGGAAATGGACGCAAGATACGTGGGATGCTCCGGCTCCCGGGACAGACTTTTCACACCTCAAGAAAGGGTTTGGCAAACCTCAGCCAGAGCCCACGAAACAGAAGGCAAAGGGGAAGGAGAaaggaaaggaaaaggaaaaggagtcTTCTCAAACTGTATCGAATCCGTTCGACTTGTTACCACCCCTCCCCATGCAGGATGACCAACCTTCTTCTACTAAATCCAGATTCGACAATAAATCAAGAGGAGACAACTCGAGGtcaaaaggaaagaaaggaAAAGACAAAGAGGTAGAGATGGACGGTGCGGAAAGTTCAGATGGTGAAATGGATGTGAACGAGATCGAGTGGAAGCCATATGGACCATTGATGGGTTCTCAAACCCAGCACTCCGACTCTCAGACCCAAACACCTTTTGGCTCTCAAGCCCGACCGTCGCTTGGCTCTCAAGCTCAAGCTACCCAACCACTAGAGAACGAAGCGGATGAGGAGCCAGACCTAGCGTCCAATCTCCCGTCCGATCTCCGCACTCTCCTCTCGCTTCATTCTACCCGTCGAGAATTCCTAAGATCGGATTCGTTGGCTAAGGATGTTTTGGCCGGACGCTCGACTTCGGCCCGAGCTGGGGAAGTATGGGGTGTTGGAGATAtggaggacgaggaggaaggagagggtgatGACTGGGATAGTGAACCCGAGGGATGGAAGGGGGTGGTCGAGATGTAA
- a CDS encoding aspartyl protease gives MWYLNTLAFGSFSTLALASASSIHQLGIRQNDHSSELKPVTAPIKILNTYSTIELSLGTPPQTVDLLFDTGSGPFWVLNPSCAQNCSGPANRSFFDPSRSNTAQYTAGHETVDYQGGTVSGDIWSDKLTIQNVTFPTPQRFINADFSNWFALPAGGFVGLAFPSIALGNTSIYDVLFHPTQIPDHRTGIYLGNASTTASNTSPPTNGIVTFGGSDEEKYGSEPLKWVDVLPAPAGDEYEIWRVPVGAAKTSRNGNLTTLNIQPGASAIFDTGAGLISAPESIIEELYNSLGFNYTAITEGYRPLCSDVIGYNASLTLTFGEIEVTVTTADLARPGYTEDQYCFPPFNPWDSDRWILGKAFLQSFYSVWDLGGWKVSGVADVKPRLGLSYLKDEYQPRVSPV, from the exons ATGTGGTACCTCAATACTCTTGCCTTTGGTTCGTTCTCTACTTTGGCCTTGGCGTCAGCCAGTTCCATTCACCAACTGGGAATACGTCAAAATGATCATAGTAG CGAATTAAAACCTGTTACTGCTCCCATAAAAATCCTGAACACGTACTCGACAATCGAACTATCGCTCGGGACACCACCTCAAACCGTTGATTTACTATTCGACACGGGTTCAGGACCATTCTGGGTTCTGAACCCTTCGTGCGCGCAAAACTGTTCAGGTCCTGCTAATCGTTCGTTCTTTGACCCAAGCCGCAGTAACACGGCCCAGTATACGGCCGGGCACGAAACAGTCGATTACCAAG GAGGAACCGTTTCGGGGGATATCTGGTCTGATAAACTCACCATTCAAAATGTGACTTTTCCAACGCCTCAACGTTTCATCAATGCCGATTTCTCAAATTGGTTCGCGTTACCAGCTGGAGGCTTCGTAGGGCTCGCGTTCCCATCTATCGCGCTGGGAAACACTTCGATCTACGACGTTTTATTTCATCCAACGCAGATTCCCGACCACCGAACCGGCATTTACCTTGGAAACGCTTCGACTACAGCTTCTAATACTAGCCCTCCAACCAATGGCATTGTTACGTTTGGCGGTAGTGATGAGGAAAAGTACGGTTCGGAACCACTAAAGTGGGTCGACGTCCTTCCAGCTCCGGCAGGCGATGAATACGAAATATGGCGAGTTCCTGTCGGCGCGGCCAAGACAAGCAGAAATGGAAACTTGACCACTCTGAATATTCAACCTGGGGCCTCGGCTATTTTCGATACTGGCGCCGGTCTAATTTCAGCTCCTGAATCAATTATCGAAGAGTTGTACAACAGCTTGGGCTTCAACTATACTGCGATTACCGAAGGCTACCGGCCTTTGTGCAGCGATGTCATAGGCTACAATGCTTCTTTGACTCTTACATTTGGAGAGATCGAAGTCACTGTTACCACTGCCGACTTGGCGAGACCAGGATATACGGAAGACCAATATTGTTTCCCACCATTCAACCCATGGGACTCAGATAGGTGGATCCTCGGCAAGGCGTTCCTTCAGTCCTTTTATTCGGTCTGGGATCTTGGAGGATGGAAAGTATCTGGTGTTGCAGACGTAAAGCCACGCCTGGGTCTTTCGTACCTTAAGGACGAGTACCAGCCTCGCGTATCGCCAGTGTAG